Proteins encoded in a region of the Planococcus citri chromosome 1, ihPlaCitr1.1, whole genome shotgun sequence genome:
- the LOC135836814 gene encoding fibroblast growth factor receptor homolog 1-like, which translates to RIYSCTYLQRLPNVNILYEPVSTLPENETGPKNEYELQLDEKWEVPRENLVLGKLLGEGEFGRVVKGTVSGLLQQDIVATVAVKMLKKKHSDTDMVNLVKEMELMKIIGRHDNVLGLLGCCTQDGPLLIITEYSLHGNLLAFLRKHNNHFSKAKKKTSIDLSDKVLITFAQQVAKGMEYLASIKCIHRDLAARNVLVFDNYIVKIADFGLARDIRHDYYYRQKTKGRLPVKWMAPETLIQKRYTTQSDVWSYGVLLWEIMSFGSVPYMAYDDAEKLLEDIQSGYRMKKPDGCSIMTYSLMCKCWNYLPEDRPEFSEIIEDLKEILGDDAIIECPDSNCSDSDSSNSTISRHMTRNETDGLLEDTC; encoded by the exons agaatttactcGTGTACCTATTTGCAGAGATTACCAAACGTCAATATCTTATATGAACCTGTTTCAACATTGCCTGAAAATGAAACTGGACCGAAGAACGAATATGAATTACAACTGGATGAAAAATGGGAAGTTCCTCGTGAAAATTTAGTTCTAGGGAAACTTCTAGGGGAAGGAGAGTTTGGAAGAGTAGTCAAGGGAACTGTTTCGGGCCTCTTACAGCAAGATATCGTCGCAACAGTAGCAGTTAAAATGCTGAAAA AGAAGCACAGTGACACAGATATGGTTAATTTAGTCAAAGAAATGGAACTAATGAAAATCATTGGCCGACATGATAATGTACTCGGTCTACTTGGATGCTGTACACAAGATGGACCATTGCTCATTATCACCGAATATTCATTGCACGGTAATTTACTGGCTTTCTTACGAAAGCACAACAACCACTTTTCCAAAGCTAAGAAAAAGACATCGATCGATTTGTCCGACAAAGTTCTAATCACGTTTGCTCAACAAGTAGCAAAAGGCATGGAATACTTGGCTTCTATAAAA TGCATTCACCGAGATCTCGCTGCTCGAAATGTATTGGTATTCGACAACTACATCGTAAAAATAGCTGATTTTGGATTAGCCAGAGATATTCGACACGATTACTACTACAGACAAAAAACCAAAGGCAGACTTCCAGTGAAATGGATGGCACCGGAAACCTTGATACAAAAACGTTATACCACTCAATCTGACGT GTGGTCATATGGCGTTCTACTCTGGGAAATTATGAGTTTTGGCTCCGTACCTTACATGGCATACGATGACgcagaaaaattgctggaagacATTCAGTCGGGGTATCGTATGAAAAAACCTGATGGTTGTTCGATAATGAC GTACAGTCTAATGTGCAAATGCTGGAATTATTTGCCCGAAGATCGACCCGAATTCTCAGAAATTATTGAAGATTTGAAAGAAATATTGGGAGATGACGCG ATAATCGAATGCCCTGATTCTAACTGTTCCGATTCTGATTCCTCAAACTCTACCATATCACGCCACATGACGAGGAATGAAACCGACGGTCTCTTGGAGGACACTTGCTGA
- the LOC135837852 gene encoding uncharacterized protein LOC135837852, which yields MDSPSKELDHEDDLLEQFINYYKMNSRKHPQETEDRLHTINQKENRKPNKCTKRHDSKSMSGDSSLQSNKKNELLRAWFDSTKFIDGLDANLRSRLKSNRKPELVKPPLQSTKSTENLFIKKHSTSSHSQKPNKKVELVTPSLESTTDSETENSITKQTTARQKSVHSTSSRLPKSNKKTELVKPSLESTTDSQTGNSITKKNTPKPNSEHSTSNHSLNLNEKSKYSDPLLLSMKTWIKTLDEYKNTISRVFVEDFKQLDSSEPNKGSCFNYFLLDPRITNNFPGKNKNRSLKISWETFLSGIFYIGKGKSDRPYDHLKKALKESRSNDPSKKHGKKIQTILDIWNEGKGVVILQMFERKVDLESFTREAAMIEVIGTRNLANEKNGSYHGQIFMWKSEEKHKVGRYLLYESYQTYLSKPAPEIFPHDL from the exons ATGGATTCACCATCAAAGGAACTAGATCATGAAGACGATCTGTTAGAGCAATTCATAAATTATTACAAGATGAACTCACGTAAGCATCCACAAGAAACCGAAGACAGACTTCATACCATTAATCAAAAAGAAAACCGCAAGCCGAATAAATGTACTAAAAGGCATGATAGTAAATCCATGTCCGGTGATTCATCTCtacaatcgaataaaaaaaatgaacttttaagGGCATGGTTCgattcaacaaaatttatcgACGGATTGGACGCGAACCTTCGTTCTCGTTTAAAGTCAAATAG AAAACCCGAACTTGTAAAACCACCGCTACAGTCAACAAAAAGTACTGAGAATTTGTTCATTAAGAAACATTCCACATCGAGTCATTCTCAAAAgccaaataaaaaagttgaacttgtgACACCTTCACTGGAGTCGACAACTGATAGTGAGACTGAGAATTCGATCACTAAACAAACAACTGCAAGACAGAAAAGCGTACATTCCACATCGAGTCGTCTTCCAAAGTCgaacaaaaaaactgaacttgTGAAACCTTCACTGGAATCGACAACTGATAGTCAGACTGGAAATTCCATCACTAAGAAAAATACTCCAAAACCGAATAGTGAACATTCCACATCGAATCATTCTctgaatttgaatgaaaaatctaaatattCAGATCCATTATTGCTGTCAATGAAAACCTGGATTAAAACCTTAGACGAATACAAGAACACAATAAGCAGAGTCTTCGTAGAAGACTTCAAACAACTGGATTCATCAGAACCGAATAAAGGCTCATGCTTCAACTACTTCCTGCTCGATCCACGAATCACGAACAATTTCCccggtaaaaataaaaatcgtagcTTGAAAATATCTTGGGAAACCTTCCTGTCGGGTATTTTTTATATAGGAAAAGGTAAATCGGACAGACCTTACGATCATCTAAAAAAAGCCCTAAAAGAAAGTCGTAGCAATGATCCGTCTAAAAAGCACggaaagaaaattcaaacgaTTTTGGATATTTGGAACGAGGGTAAGGGAGTCGTCATTCTGCAAATGTTTGAAAGAAAAGTGGATTTAGAATCTTTTACGAGGGAAGCCGCCATGATCGAGGTAATAGGTACACGAAATCTGGCAAATGAAAAGAATGGTAGTTACCATGGGCAAATATTTATGTGGAAATCTGAAGAAAAACACAAAGTGGGTCGATATTTACTTTACGAGTCGTATCAGACGTATTTATCGAAACCAGCACCTGAAATCTTTCCTCACGATTTGTGA
- the LOC135837903 gene encoding uncharacterized protein LOC135837903: protein MSGTSHSAGQTGATKRSLGEGTSSDIRPVKRQKLSKYYAAEGLKSAIHGNVYQLKLLTLFLKRGLDLGYSFTLATEIVEAEKFDDIVFGYTDENGQDVCRFLQAKHKQDETKKITLRDLLTEEDDNFSIKKYFISYRKIKQNLEFKGYYLRDFTICTNINIDENLVNNFEKITDTDDILHFEYHDRFRRYKINLDQFPEKDRLLSILRRTSEHLRLANMLAVHVHEDKTLKLSDLFKAYHGALGEKVIERVKIDGVEEGKFRSEFIDGESDQSSVLDRFRKSFYEEYQRVSKTQIDENDFWVKMKDTNLKISSTFGKDFKLERNPEIKGDKETLAEKIAEAIKGADSDNVVQILRESGKKGGIIKDNIDKLAGYVFVKKGDKNKKFYFNSKFLDENEKLPCHLKEFRTKFVEKLEDIGIEFSKMNEYKFHIAKFVTCEEGQLYMKPSLPDDYIDDTDIQEFFKHFILSVKQPNEEQLGDIIQEEIGKDFKLIDSDLMATKLLEDMLNWMKQKKGRFLTNEEGNELFVKIHQKVSKLVLIGPTLVYRAKMEQFGISFCEDLQALQDFLKSEKRIFNLISSCDDTIFSSIKVLQTLNNLNSYQTEDSYIYMRLDSLLYIWKRVMEAFSSETCNLLAIECKSKKNKADLSKLYKSSSKLYKKLSGLLKSNRKKKVILITLKNDTFAEKFKSDFSENNHYKEIEDKNINLTDLIVDSQNKFKEEKVIFLGKEISLNAVVDAQSTHLLSGEVLSMLIRSDKIELGKSPIDPTYIEVEDCFIDRTLTRHDIIVKSAFMKEENFLVLEDNNRDTRRSVDWCDYVKREIEARNHSRKVKVTDIIFISDSRDEFLKLCDEYRKQHCIHWLKKEKGNLYWSKRHPRDLWYIYKWQQSSGDLTELRRFINTSEGRVKEYKITGIFDKVILVAAEPGMGKSVLLSHLSLETQSIQPPLWIVRSDLVDHSSKFSHWMETNPDAKEISMLEAVKFLYKIIFDKDVYLSGDPAVNEKTQNVICLKQNEQNIEIDVGSNIIKKVSGASLLEINLFTHFFNKGKVVLLFDGFDEISPHYNDLVVKLLKVLKDTKVGSMWLTTRPYNILRDPENYFGTFAYTVQPFLKEDQNLFLNKYWTKNIKLTKFDEQKVDKFIYEWTNQFSKTTNDPDRKFLSIPLQICMLADTLSVEFEKNPEPFWENENVQPDKLDLVTLYEKFLENKLDIEFKKIISNECDRKKPGALIDEKSKRLEFRIGHEILAVCSLFKVDQCKKVLSSGELKKIKELKGLISEAEKKPESLLILLTINQNLFIVRLLNILLRNLFGKKLFPTLN from the coding sequence ATGTCAGGAACATCTCATTCCGCTGGACAAACAGGAGCAACCAAAAGGTCACTTGGTGAAGGTACTTCATCAGATATTCGTCCAGTAAAGAGACAAAAACTTTCCAAATATTACGCGGCGGAGGGATTAAAATCAGCAATTCATGGTAACGTTTATCAACTGAAGTTGTTGaccttatttttaaaacgaggTCTGGATTTAGGATATAGTTTTACTTTAGCAACTGAAATAGTCGAAGCTGAAAAATTCGACGATATTGTCTTCGGTTATACAGATGAAAATGGTCAAGATGTATGTCGCTTTTTGCAAGCAAAGCATAAGCAAGATGAAACTAAGAAAATAACGCTTCGTGATTTGCTCACAGAAGAAGACGATAATTTTAGTATTAAAAAGTACTTCATTTCGTATcgtaaaattaaacaaaatctcGAATTCAAAGGTTATTATTTGCGAGATTTTACCATTTGCACAAATATTAATATAGACGAAAATTTagtgaacaattttgaaaaaattacagacaCAGatgatattttacattttgaatatcACGACAGATTTAGACGCTACAAAATTAATCTAGATCAATTTCCTGAAAAAGATAGACTATTGTCAATTTTACGTCGGACCTCAGAACATCTTAGACTAGCAAATATGCTGGCTGTTCACGTGCATGAGgataaaactttaaaattgagtGATTTATTCAAAGCCTACCATGGTGCACTCGGAGAAAAAGTAATCGAGCGAGTTAAAATTGATGGTGTTGAAGAAGGTAAATTTCGCAGTGAGTTCATAGATGGTGAAAGTGATCAATCGTCAGTGTTGGATAGGTTCAGAAAAAGTTTTTATGAGGAATATCAGCGTGTCTCAAAAACACAAATTGACGAGAATGACTTCTGGGTAAAGATGAAagacacaaatttgaaaatatcttcCACTTTTGGAAAAGACTTTAAATTAGAACGTAATCCTGAGATTAAGGGCGATAAAGAAACattagctgaaaaaattgcagaagCAATAAAAGGGGCTGATAGTGATAATGTTGTCCAAATACTTCGGGAATCAGGAAAGAAGGGCGGTATTATTAAAGATAATATTGATAAATTAGCGGGatatgtttttgtaaaaaagggagataagaataaaaaattctatttcaactcaaaatttcttgatgagaatgaaaaattgccGTGTCATTTGAAAGAGTTCCGTACTAAATTTGTAGAAAAACTTGAAGACATAGGgatagaattttccaaaatgaatgaatatAAATTTCATATAGCCAAGTTTGTGACGTGTGAAGAGGGGCAGCTTTACATGAAACCTTCTTTACCAGATGATTACATCGATGATACAGATATACAAGAGTTTTTTAAGCATTTCATTTTGTCAGTCAAACAGCCTAATGAAGAACAGCTGGGTGATATTATCCAAGAAGAAATTGGtaaagatttcaaattgattgatAGTGACCTCATGGCGACTAAGCTTTTGGAAGATATGCTGAATTGGATGAAACAGAAAAAGGGTCGTTTTTTAACAAATGAAGAAGGTAATGAACTGTTtgtaaaaattcaccagaaagtCTCCAAGTTGGTATTGATTGGCCCCACCTTAGTTTATCGTGCTAAGATGGAGCAGTTTGGAATCTCATTTTGTGAGGATTTACAAGCATTACAAGATTtcttaaaatcagaaaaacgaattttcaacttgattagCTCCTGTGACGACacaatttttagttcaattaaAGTACTCCAAACATTGAATAACCTGAATAGCTACCAAACCGAGGATAGTTATATTTATATGCGTTTGGATTCTCTTTTGTATATTTGGAAACGTGTGATGGAAGCGTTTAGTTCAGAAACGTGTAATCTATTGGCAATTGAATGCAAATCCAAGAAAAATAAGGCAGATTTGTCTAAATTATACAAATCTTCAtccaaattatacaaaaaactGTCTGGTTTATTAAAaagtaatagaaaaaaaaaagttattcttATAACTTTGAAGAATGATACCTTTGCtgagaaatttaaaagtgatttttctgaGAATAATCATTACAAAGAAATTGAAGATAAAAATATAAACCTAACTGATCTTATTGTCGATTCCCAAAACaaatttaaagaagaaaaagttATATTTCTTGGTAAAGAAATAAGTTTAAATGCAGTGGTAGATGCACAGTCAACACATCTATTGTCTGGAGAAGTGTTATCTATGCTTATTAGAAGTGATAAAATAGAGTTAGGTAAATCACCTATTGACCCTACATATATTGAGGTCGAGGATTGCTTCATCGACCGTACCCTTACTCGTCATGATATTATAGTCAAGTCAGCTTTcatgaaagaagaaaattttttagtgctTGAGGACAACAATCGAGATACTCGTAGGTCTGTTGACTGGTGTGATTATGTAAAGAGAGAGATTGAAGCTCGTAATCATTCACGTAAGGTTAAGGTTACagatataattttcatttctgattcACGTGACGAATTCTTAAAACTATGTGATGAATATAGGAAACAGCATTGTATAcattggttgaaaaaagaaaaaggaaatttgtaTTGGTCGAAAAGACACCCAAGAGATCTTTGGTACATCTACAAATGGCAACAATCTAGTGGAGATCTGACAGAATTGCGTAGGTTTATAAATACATCGGAAGGAAGGGTCAAAGAATACAAAATTACAGGTATATTTGATAAAGTGATTCTTGTTGCTGCTGAGCCAGGGATGGGAAAATCAGTTTTGCTATCTCATTTGTCACTAGAAACCCAGTCTATACAACCTCCTCTGTGGATAGTTAGAAGTGACTTGGTAGATCATTCCAGTAAATTCTCACACTGGATGGAAACTAACCCAGATGCTAAAGAAATCAGCATGCTGGAAGCTGTGAAATTTCTctataaaatcatttttgacaaagATGTGTACCTTTCAGGAGATCCTGCAGTTAATGAAAAAACGCAAAATGTGATATGTCTTAAACAGAATGAACAAAATATTGAGATCGATGTTGGAAGTAACATTATAAAAAAAGTGTCAGGAGCGTCATTGCTGGAAATCAAtcttttcactcattttttcaataagggTAAAGTGGTATTACTGTTCGACGGATTTGACGAGATCAGTCCACATTATAATGATCTAGTTGTGAAGTTGCTGAAGGTTTTAAAAGATACCAAAGTTGGAAGCATGTGGTTGACTACTCGTCCTTATAACATTTTACGCGATCCTGAAAATTACTTTGGTACATTCGCTTACACAGTGCAACCATTTCTTAAGGAAGATCagaacctttttttaaataaatactggacaaaaaacataaaacttacaaaatttgatgaacagaaagttgacaaatttattTATGAGTGGACGAATCAATTTTCTAAAACGACAAATGATCcagatagaaaatttttaagtatACCTTTGCAAATTTGCATGCTTGCTGATACGCTTTCtgttgagtttgaaaaaaatccagaacctttttgggaaaatgaaaatgtacagCCTGATAAGCTGGATTTAGTCACCCTTTATgagaaatttcttgaaaacaaGCTTGACAttgagttcaaaaaaataatctccaATGAATGTGATAGGAAAAAACCTGGCGcattaattgatgaaaaaagtaagcGTTTAGAATTTAGGATAGGTCATGAAATATTGGCTGTGTGTTCGTTATTTAAAGTAGATCAGTGTAAAAAAGTGCTATCTTCAggagaactgaaaaaaataaaagagttAAAAGGTCTCATAAgcgaagcagaaaaaaaaccgGAGTCATTGTTAATATTATTGACGATAAACCAGAATTTATTCATCGTACGTTTGCTGAATATTTTGCTGCgcaatttatttggaaaaaagttatttCCAACATTGAACTAG
- the LOC135837856 gene encoding hepatocyte growth factor receptor-like: MDLYTKIQLSTSLFPMTLFFHLIFLDYYPVSIYYRNNNIREMRWECRDAEISFFAPKLGPWEGGTSISIRINNLGDKLPLSWNITIGDTPCTISPNSTGKANENLLCVLEECKSPTENCTGPIKLISEDLVLTSTTIFEIVDPKIKHIKPTQGSTRGGTDLTIYGDYMNAGDKIEVYIDDLECVVFESSSLRLKCITGPSKQPFKSTVTVKFDGHIRTSENVYEYSEDIEPNDSTLEVPRGVPSGGPNISITFDIPAEERITRDDKILFYIRDNELEKTYYSECEISIISLICPTPRMRDIDVHALNEQKPILMDYGFKIRANTTNGTFSSYLHVHKKYPKFMLYPDSVQYLIENTGNKQTITSSVQSNNGTAIILGAVLFIVTGIFVIYCIISVERGRKMQREMNALSMEIMVMSHLVKQVELEKEVDLYTSESDMLLQPDGRMLELPKPKLPKD, from the exons atggacctgtataccaaaattcagctttctacctcacttttcccaatgacccttttttttcatctaattttcctggactactACCCCGTCAGCATTTATTACAGGAATAACAATATCAGAGAAATGAGGTGGGAGTGTCGAGACGCTGAAATATCTTTCTTCGCACCAAAGCTAGGACCTTGGGAAGGTGGAACTAGCATATCAATCCGTATAAATAACTTGGGCGATAAGCTTCCTCTGTCTTGGAATATCACCATAGGTGACACCCCTTGCACTATATCTCCAAATTCTACAGGTAAAGCGAATGAAAACCTATTATGCGTACTGGAAGAGTGTAAATCACCAACAGAAAACTGTACCGGACCAATTAAGCTTATTTCAGAAGACTTGGTTCTAACATCAACTACCATCTTTGAAATTGTAGATCCTAAAATCAAACACATTAAACCAACACAAGGATCAACCAGAGGTGGTACAGATCTGACTATTTACGGCGACTATATGAACGCTGGTGATAAAATTGAAGTATATATCGATGATTTGGAATGCGTCGTATTTGAAAGCAGTTCATTACGACTGAAATGTATCACTGGTCCGTCGAAACAGCCATTTAAAAGTACAGTGACAGTGAAATTCGATGGACATATTCGAACTTCTGAAAACGTTTACGAGTACAGTGAAGATATAGAACCAAATGACAGTACACTCGAAGTCCCTAGAGGTGTTCCATCAGGTGGACCAAATATATCGATAACATTTGACATACCTGCTGAAGAAAGAATAACCAGAGATGATAAAATCTTGTTTTACATACGAGATAATGAGCTAGAGAAAACTTACTACAGCGAAtgcgaaatttcaattatttcctTAATTTGTCCAACACCGAGAATGCGCGATATTGATGTTCATGCTCTGAATGAACAGAAACCCATACTAATGGACTACGGATTTAAAATACGAGCAAATACTACAAATGGAACTTTCTCGAGTTATTTACATGTTCACAAAAAGTATCCGAAATTTATGCTTTACCCTGATTCGGTTCAGTATCTTATAGAAAATACTGGTAACAAACAAACGATAACATCATCTGTTCAAAGTAACAATGGTACTGCGATCATTCTAGGTGCAGTACTGTTCATCGTAACCGGCATATTCGTCATTTATTGTATAATATCAGTTGAAAGAGGGCGAAAAATGCAACGAGAAATGAATGCACTGAGTATGGAAATCATGGTTATGTCGCATTTAGTGAAGCAGGTTGAGTTGGAAAAAGAAGTGGACTTGTATACATCGGAATCGGATATGTTG CTGCAGCCTGATGGCAGAATGCTGGAGCTACCTAAGCCTAAATTGCCTAAGGATTGA